Genomic segment of Saprospira sp. CCB-QB6:
GAATCTGAGATAAAAACTTAAGTGTTTCGTCTTTGGTTAGCGTTTCTGGGGCGATATAGAGCAATTTGGTAGCGCCAGAAATGATATCTTGCTTCACTTCTTTTACCTTAGCTCTACTCAATGAAGAGTTGAGGAAGTGGGCGACTTGGTCCGATTCTGCATAAGAACGGACGGCATCCACTTGGTTTTTCATTAGGGCAATGAGTGGAGAGACAACAATTGCGGTCCCTTCAGAAAGTAGGGCGGGTAATTGGTAACAAAGTGACTTTCCTCCGCCTGTAGGCATAATCACAAAAGTATCTTGTCCACTGAGAATACTTTGAATAATCTCCTCTTGCTGGCCTTTGAATTGTTCAAATCCAAAATATTTTTTCAAGGCCGTTGTTAAACTCCTATCTTTAACCGTCATAATATCTAATATTCAGTGTCTAGTTGCTATGTTCACTATTTGTGGGGGAACTACATAAAAACGCTGGGAATGGGAACTTTTTAAAAGTACGACTATTTTGGCGATTCCTCAACTAAAAATCTCCTAAAAAGCCCTTAAAAACTATACTTTTAGCCATTGTATTAAAATTATAAAATATGATCATTCGCATTGTCAAAATGACTTTCCAGCCAGAGGAAACCGCTAATTTTTTGGCTTTTTTCCAGCCCTTTAAAGAGCAAATTCGCCATTTTAAAGGCTGTCAAAAATTGCAGATCCTTAGAGGAAAAGATCAGCCAAATATTATTTTCTCTTATAGTTATTGGAATGGGCCTGAAGATCTTGATCGTTACAGAAAATCGGCGCTTTTTGGACAGGTTTGGCCAGAAACCAAAAAGCGTTTTGCGGCTAAGCCAGAGGCTTGGACCTTGGACCTTTTGGCAGAAATTGATTAGGCATGCGCAAGGCTTTTATTTGTCAATCCAATTATATTCCCTGGAAGGGATACTTTGAGGCCATTGCCCAGGCCGATGTTTTTGTACTTTATGATTGTGTCCAATACACCAAAAACGATTGGCGCAATCGAAATCGTATAAAAACAGCCCAAGGATTGCAGTGGTTAAGCATCCCCGTTCGCCAAAAGAGTTTGCAACAGCGCATTGCCGATACGGAAATTGCTCAGGCCAATTGGGCCAAAAAGCATTGGAATAGCTGGCAGACCCATTATGCGAAGGCTCCCTTTTTCAAAATCTATGCCCCAAAAATTAAGGCGCTTTATTTGGAAGAGGAAAGCAACTTCCTTTCTCAAATCAATAAGCGGTTTATTCTTTGGGTACTGCAGGAGCTGGATATTCAGACAACGGTTTTAGAAAGTGTTGATTTTGATTTGCAAGAGCAGGACCCTAGTTTGCGATTGATTGAGCTTTTGCAGAAAATTGAGGCCCAACATTATTTGTCTGGTCCAGCAGCCAAAGCTTATATCAATGAAGCTGCTTTTCAGGCGGCTAATATTCAGTTGGAGTATTTGAATTATGGCCCCTACCCTACTTACGAGCAACTCTATCCTCCCTTTACTGATGCCGTCAGTATTCTAGATCTTTTTTTTCATTTGGGGCCAGCTGCCAAACATTTTTTTCGGTCCATTTAACACGCCCTACAGGGCGCGAAGCGCCCGCAGGCTGAGGGATGGGCAGCAGTGGCCGAAGGCCAGACCGAAGCGCTTTAGCGCTGAAGGGCCGAGCGATCAGCGAGCTGCGAGACAGCCCGACCCGAGCGAAGCGAGGGGCAGCCCCAAAATATCCTAACTTAATCACCTGCCCATGTCATCTTTAGCCTATGCTGTTGTTGTGCCCGTTTATCGAGGCGAAGAGAGTTTGCCCCTGCTTTATGGAGAAATTAAGGCTTTTTTTGAGGGAGCGGGCTTGAGTTTTGAGCTCATTTTGGTCCATGATTATGGGCCCGATAATTCATGGGCGGTCATGCAAGAATTGGCGGCTCAGGATGCTCGTGTTCGGCCCTTTCAGTTGAGCCGAAATTTTGGCCAGCACAATGCGATTATCTGTGGTTTTGCCCAAGTTCGGGCGCCTTGGATCATTACGATGGATGAGGATTTGCAGCAGCGGCCAGCCGATATTTCGCTGCTTATTGCCGAGCAAAAAAAGGGCAATTTCGATTTAGTTTATGGTTATTTTGAGGAGCGGCAGCACAATGGTTTTCGGAATCTGACCTCTTGGTTGATGCAACGCAGTTTGAGCTTGGCTATTCCCGAATTACATCCGCATTATAGCCCTTTCCGATTGGTTCGCAGCGAGATGGCCAAAGCTTGTTTACAGATGAACAATTCTTATACTTTTTTGGATGGTTATCTGAGCTGGATTACCCAGCAGGTGGGCAGTGTGCGGGTGCGTCATCAGGCACGGCAGGCGGGAGAAAGTGGCTATACTTTGCGCAAATTGCTCAATCATAGTATCAATATTTTAATTACTTTTTCGGACCTGCCCGTCCGCTTACTTTCGGGCATTTCGATCATTATATTTATACTCTCTTCGGTTTATTCGCTCTATATTTTGCTCCGAAAACTGATCCTCAATGATATTATTCCAGGCTACAGCAGTTTGGTCATTATGTTGGGGTTTGGGCTGAGTTTGGTTCTTTTGGGCATTGGAATTTTGGGCGAATACATTCACAGAATTAACCAGCGCAGTAGTCGAAGGCCCAATTTTTGGCTGCGTGCGCCAGAAAATGATACGCAAAATGAAGACTAGGCGCTATGTTTTTTTGGTTTCGGGCGGAGGAGGAAACCTTCGCGTCTTGGCTCAGCTTTTAGCGCTGGGGCTTTTAGAGGGCGAGCTAGTTGGCGTCTTAGCCGATCGGGCTTGTCCCGCCCTGAGTTGGGCCCAACAAAAAGGCATTTTTGCCCAACAAATTAGCTATCGGCAAAGCCAAGCAGAGGATTTGCGGTGGCATTTGGCCCAATTGCAAGCTGATCTGATTATTACCAATATTCACAAAATTATTGATGCCCAAACCCTGGCCCAATTTGCGCAGGCGCATTGGGTCAATTTGCATTATTCGCTTTTGCCTGCTTTTGCTGGACTAATTGGTTTGGCTCCTTTAAAAGCGGCAAAAAAGCAAAACTTGCCTTTTTTTGGAGCTAGTGCGCATTTGGTCGAAGCCCAAGTTGATGCAGGCCCCATTTTGGCCCAAGGCATTTTTGCTACAGATTGGGAAAAAAAGAGTGAAAAAGCCCATATTGAGCAAACTTTTCGAGCGGGCGCCTTGGCCCTTTGGGCAGCCTTGGCCCAATTGGAGGGGCAAAACTTGATGGAAGCGGCAGAAGATGTTTATTGGGAAAATGGGCAGTCTATTCGCTTGCATCCTGCGCCTAAAATTCCAGAACAATTGCGCCAAGAAGCATTTTGGCAAAGCATCTAGTTTTTTCTTTTTTGGGGCCCGCGGCCGGCTCGGCTTCGCCTCGGTCGGCCGCCGCTATGCTGCGGGGCTCGCTGTTCGCTCGGCCCTTCGGCGGCTTTGCCGCCTTGGTCTGGCCTTTGGCCACCCCTCCGCAGCGCTGGGCCAATAGGGCTTGGCCTTCATCCTGAACTTCAGTCTAGCTACTTAAATACTTTCTTATGATTCGATTCTTTTTTATCTGTTGTCTTGGCCTTTTATTTTTTGGGCCTTTAGCAGCTCAGCGGCCAGACAGCAGCTTTTTGATGGACAATATTTACAAAGTCAAATTAGGTGAAAAAACCCTTTGGGGCTTTTATGAGCGAGAAACAGGCGAAATCCTTAGTCCCGCCGCCTATGATAGCATTAAATATCAGTTTCGCCTAGAACAAGATTTGCGCTATTATGAAATCCAGAAAAATGGAAAATGGGGACTATTGAATAAGGACCTCAGCCCTTGGATTCCCCCTAAATATGATAAAGTTAATTATCGCTACAAACTAGATCCCGCCCGCATATTTGTCGAAGTTGGGGGCAAATATGGCATCTTCAATGAGGATGGTAGTGAGTGGTTGGCCCCTATTTATGATGAAATCATGTTTGACGGCAACTATTTTAAGGTCCTCAAAGGAGAAAAATGGGGCATTTTAACTATTCATGGAGAAGAGTATATTCCAATTTGTTTTGCGCATATCTATGATAATTTAGAACCTAAATATTCTTTGGTTCGCCAAGAAGATAAGCAGCTTTGGTCGGTGTATAATTGGTTGGCCCAAAATGGAGAACCTTGTCAATTGCAGCCAGGACTCAGCTTTGAGCGCATTGAGTACTTCAATGAGTTTTTTACGGTCTATAAAGATGGGCTTTGGGGTGTAGCTGATGATAAGGGCCAATTGGTCATTGAGCGCAAGTATAAGGAATTAGAGCCTTTTTCATTCTTGCCCTTGCGTTGGCTAAAGGTTTTGGAAAATGATAAATATGGGCTTTTGCGTCTAGATTCTGTAGGGAAATTAGACACTATTTTGGCCCCTATTTATGATGATATAGGCATTGACCCTGATAACTATAAGCTTATGGCCCGCTATAAGGGCAAAGAGGATTATATGTATGAAGGGGAAGGGTATTTTAACTTTGCCTATGATGGAATCAAGTACTTTTTGCGTCATCAGCTCTTTATTATTGAGCTAAATGGAAAGGCCGGGATAGCAAATGTAGAAAAAGAGATTTTGATTCCCCCAAAAAAGTACAGCAAGCTCCATATTATTGATCGCAATACTTTTATGGTCCAAAAAGGTGGAAAATGGGGGGTAGTTGATGCACAAAACCGAGAGCTCATTGCGCCTGCTTTCACCAACTTTGATTTTAGAAAAGAGGGGTACTTCTTTGCTGCTGATGGGGAGAAATGGGGAGTCGTTTCTTTGAAAAAAGGGATTTTATTGGCACCAAAATATGAGGATGTCGTCATTTTGCCCAAAGGCCGTTTTCTGGTCCAGAAAGGTGGAAAATGGGGGGTAGTAGCTGTTGGTGGCCGAGTTATTGAGCCCATAAAGTGGGAAACCTACCGCTATACCAGAGATAGCCCAGAAATAGAACTCATCAAGGGGAATAAAAGCTTTAAGTATAAACTTTAAATTGGGTTGGGCCATAAATAGCCGACCGCAGGGAGGCAATTGGCCCAGCGCTGCGTAGCGGTGGCCGAAGGCCAGACCAGTGGCGCTATGCGCCGCTGGGCCGAGCAGACCTGCGAGCCGCAGAGCATAGCGGCGGCCGCCCCACGCAAAGGGGCGGCCGCGGGCCCCAAAAAACAAACAGAAATGAAAAAATCGATAAAAACTTTTGCCATAGTTCTAGGCCTTGTATTTGGCGTATTTGTCGTCAGAGAAGCGATAATCGTCAGCAGGCTCAAAACTACTCCTCCAAAAGTAGAGACCAATGCCCACGAACAGAGCCTAGAAATGGCTAAAAAATGGCTCGATGATAAAGAAAGTTTAGCCGAAAGTTTGCGTAAGACGATTATGGAAATGGACCTCGTTTTCAAATATGTTAAGCGCGCTAAAGAGGGAACTGTTAAAGACTTTTCTTTGCTTTTTGAATTACAGCGCAAAATTGATGACCGAATGCCTTTAATCATTCAGTTGCCCTTGGTCCAAAACAATAAGAGTATGCTTGAGACGCTAGAAGAAACGGAAGAGGCATATGGGCAATGGGAAGTGGATTATAAGGACCCTAAATACTTCAGAATCATGACCTATACCAATAGCGTTCGGCGGGCGCAAATTTCAAATTTGGTAGGGACAATAGAGCGAGAAGAACAGCAAAGTTCTGTTAAGAAATAAAATTTTGCGCTGATGAGTATACATTGGCTCTAGGAGTACTTTCCTATAGTATATACACTTTTAAAAAAGTAGCGGTAGAAAAAATAATTAAGCTCATGGAAAAAAAGCCTCCCTTTTTGTCCGTATTTGTTGTCCTTTTTGCCTTAGCTTTTGGCATTTTGGGGACAATCTATGTCCTTCAAGAAGTTGATTTTCGAAAAAATACCAAGCCAGAATACATCTTACAATCAGAGGTTTTGGACCTTCAGCTTCATCAGTTAGGTATTTTTAGTCAATTGCGCTTAGAAGCAGTATCCGTAAAGACCTGTGAATGTTTGGCTAAGGGAGAAAATGATGAGCTTTATTGCACAGAGTTTACCTATAATGATCGCATTCGAGACAATATACGAGAGTATTTTTATCTAAGGAGTGAGCTCGAGATTGACTTAAAAATCAATCAACTACACTTTAGTCTGATGCGGCAAAATTGCGATTATCCTAAGTTAGATAGCTTATTCAAAGCTAAAATCCAACAGCTCACGCTCCATAGTGAGTGAGGCCAAAAGGGCAGCCAAGTATTGGCTGCCCTTTTCTTTTTAATAGGTCCAAAGGTCATGTTCAAAATTCCGAATTTTCTCTTGGATCTTCTCCGCTTCTAACAAGGCTTGCATTCCTTGAGCATAATCCTCTATTCGACGATCTTGCAAATTGGATTGTTTAATGATCAAGGAACTAAAAAAACGAGCATCAAGTGCATCAGCCCAACTCATAGGCGTATTATAGGGCGTATAACTTCGGCTTTTCGCCAATGCTTGTCGAGCATCTGGATAATAAGCCCAAAAAAGTGGCCGACGAGCCAAAAACTCGCCATCCTCCCCATATTCCTCCACAATTGGAGCCACTCCCAAAATACGCACATCCAGTTGTCCTCTTTGTAAATCAAAATACCAAACCTCTTTGAGGCGATAAGCCACAATATTTTGAGGATTCAATGGCGTATAAATCGCAATATGCTCCTCCTCTAAAGTCTCTGGATCAACAACAGTAGTTGTATCTGTTTCCCCCATTATTGCTTTCCGTTCAGCAGGACATAATGGCTGGCTAAAGCGATCATCAATAGGATGATATAGCGTAATTTCTCCATGATTTGCCGCCTTCATCAAAGCAGAAATCAATTCTTGATCTACTGCAGAAAAATGTTGATTGGCTTTTTCTGCTACAATAATATCTCTCCAAATTCGAGTTTCCCAAAACACATCCCGCTCTTCTAAATGTGAATATTGTAAAAGTGGTGGGGCAGCCTGGCTACTCGCTTCTTGCTCCTCCTCAGCTGGGGCTTCAAATGTATATTGTGCAAAAAGTAACTGGGGCCCAATAATAAATAAGGCCAAAATAATCAATTTTGGATAAGCCATAGTATCGTTTTTAGTGAGTTCGACAGGTATATCTGTATGCCTTTTCTTTGAACTTGTTAGGAGTAAAGCTTATCTCTATAGCAACTTTTTTTGTTATTCAATGATTTTGGGGCTGCCCCGCCCTATGGGCGGGCCGGGCTGTGTCGTGGCTCGCAAGACTGCTCGGCCCTGCGCGGGCTTCGCCCGCTAGGTCTGCGGCTTCGCCGCACCACTTTCCATCCCTCAGCCTGCGGGCCCATACTGGGCCCTGCAACAGGCAGAAATAGGACCATTATGAACCTTCTACCAATCTAAAAACGAAAAGAGACGTTCTATTCGTATAGAACGTCTCTTAAAAATAAAACCCATTAAAAATGAATTCTTATAGACAGCTGTCTAATATGTCCAAAGGTCATGCTCATAGTCACGAACCTGCTCCTTAATCTTATCCGCTTCTAACAATGCATCTACACCAGACTTGTAATCCTGAATACGGCGATCGTGCACATTAGATTCTTTAATAATGTAAGAAGAAAAATGTCTTGCTTCAAAAACATCCTCCCAGCTCATTGTATTCAAGTCATTGGTAGGGTTATAACAAGCATGCTGAGCTAAAACAGGACGAATGTCAGGATAATATACCCAAAACATGGGGCCTGAGTTAATGAAGTTCCCGTTATCATCATAACGATCTTGGATAGGCGCTATACCAAGTATACGCACATCCATAGCTGAAGTTTCTTCATCAAAAAACCACACCTCTTTAAGACGAAACTGACGCACATCTTCAGGGTTAAATTGATTTACAACAGGCTCGATGATTTCTTCAAGTGTCTCAGGATCAAAAGTAACAACTGTGTCAATTTTGGTTCCTAGAGTTTGCATTTCCTCTTTAGGAATAGGGTTACTAAAGTTATCCCCATCTGCACCTTCTAGACCTTGTACAGAATATGCAGCAATATCATCTTTACGGGCATGATCCAATAGAATCATGATAAAAGGTTTACGGCCAGTAGTAGCTACAGCTGCAAAGTGGTGATTTTGCTTCTCACGTACATCAATAAGACGCCAAACTCGTTTCTCCCAAAAGACATCTTTTTCATGTAAGAAGTCATAAGGAATTACTAACTTTTTAGAGTTGATATGACGCTCATAAATATCGTCACGAGGTGTTTCCTGAATTGGATTGTTTGATTCGGTAGTGCCAATAGGCATCCTTTGTGCCGAAACTGTTAGGTTAGCAGCCAACAGAAACATAAATACCAAGGCAGACTGAAATAAGGCAGTAGCATTCATTGAATTTAACAATTTAAGTGAGGGGCTTAGCTAGGGCCCCAGAGTGAGTTAAATGTTAAGAAAGAAAAAAAGCGTAATCTTTCTCTCGCTTGTGAAAGACTCACCGAATGCGAAGGAAGTGATTTTGGTTGTAGAGCCTCTATCACTAATAAAGAAAGTTGGTTGCTTCCCTGTATTAACGAAAGACAACCAACTTCTATTTTATTCAGCTACCAAAAACTTCTAGCG
This window contains:
- a CDS encoding formyltransferase family protein encodes the protein MKTRRYVFLVSGGGGNLRVLAQLLALGLLEGELVGVLADRACPALSWAQQKGIFAQQISYRQSQAEDLRWHLAQLQADLIITNIHKIIDAQTLAQFAQAHWVNLHYSLLPAFAGLIGLAPLKAAKKQNLPFFGASAHLVEAQVDAGPILAQGIFATDWEKKSEKAHIEQTFRAGALALWAALAQLEGQNLMEAAEDVYWENGQSIRLHPAPKIPEQLRQEAFWQSI
- the porN gene encoding type IX secretion system ring protein PorN/GldN; this encodes MNATALFQSALVFMFLLAANLTVSAQRMPIGTTESNNPIQETPRDDIYERHINSKKLVIPYDFLHEKDVFWEKRVWRLIDVREKQNHHFAAVATTGRKPFIMILLDHARKDDIAAYSVQGLEGADGDNFSNPIPKEEMQTLGTKIDTVVTFDPETLEEIIEPVVNQFNPEDVRQFRLKEVWFFDEETSAMDVRILGIAPIQDRYDDNGNFINSGPMFWVYYPDIRPVLAQHACYNPTNDLNTMSWEDVFEARHFSSYIIKESNVHDRRIQDYKSGVDALLEADKIKEQVRDYEHDLWTY
- the porN gene encoding type IX secretion system ring protein PorN/GldN, producing the protein MAYPKLIILALFIIGPQLLFAQYTFEAPAEEEQEASSQAAPPLLQYSHLEERDVFWETRIWRDIIVAEKANQHFSAVDQELISALMKAANHGEITLYHPIDDRFSQPLCPAERKAIMGETDTTTVVDPETLEEEHIAIYTPLNPQNIVAYRLKEVWYFDLQRGQLDVRILGVAPIVEEYGEDGEFLARRPLFWAYYPDARQALAKSRSYTPYNTPMSWADALDARFFSSLIIKQSNLQDRRIEDYAQGMQALLEAEKIQEKIRNFEHDLWTY
- a CDS encoding glycosyltransferase family 2 protein; the encoded protein is MSSLAYAVVVPVYRGEESLPLLYGEIKAFFEGAGLSFELILVHDYGPDNSWAVMQELAAQDARVRPFQLSRNFGQHNAIICGFAQVRAPWIITMDEDLQQRPADISLLIAEQKKGNFDLVYGYFEERQHNGFRNLTSWLMQRSLSLAIPELHPHYSPFRLVRSEMAKACLQMNNSYTFLDGYLSWITQQVGSVRVRHQARQAGESGYTLRKLLNHSINILITFSDLPVRLLSGISIIIFILSSVYSLYILLRKLILNDIIPGYSSLVIMLGFGLSLVLLGIGILGEYIHRINQRSSRRPNFWLRAPENDTQNED
- a CDS encoding putative quinol monooxygenase, producing MIIRIVKMTFQPEETANFLAFFQPFKEQIRHFKGCQKLQILRGKDQPNIIFSYSYWNGPEDLDRYRKSALFGQVWPETKKRFAAKPEAWTLDLLAEID
- a CDS encoding WG repeat-containing protein, with product MIRFFFICCLGLLFFGPLAAQRPDSSFLMDNIYKVKLGEKTLWGFYERETGEILSPAAYDSIKYQFRLEQDLRYYEIQKNGKWGLLNKDLSPWIPPKYDKVNYRYKLDPARIFVEVGGKYGIFNEDGSEWLAPIYDEIMFDGNYFKVLKGEKWGILTIHGEEYIPICFAHIYDNLEPKYSLVRQEDKQLWSVYNWLAQNGEPCQLQPGLSFERIEYFNEFFTVYKDGLWGVADDKGQLVIERKYKELEPFSFLPLRWLKVLENDKYGLLRLDSVGKLDTILAPIYDDIGIDPDNYKLMARYKGKEDYMYEGEGYFNFAYDGIKYFLRHQLFIIELNGKAGIANVEKEILIPPKKYSKLHIIDRNTFMVQKGGKWGVVDAQNRELIAPAFTNFDFRKEGYFFAADGEKWGVVSLKKGILLAPKYEDVVILPKGRFLVQKGGKWGVVAVGGRVIEPIKWETYRYTRDSPEIELIKGNKSFKYKL
- a CDS encoding WbqC family protein: MRKAFICQSNYIPWKGYFEAIAQADVFVLYDCVQYTKNDWRNRNRIKTAQGLQWLSIPVRQKSLQQRIADTEIAQANWAKKHWNSWQTHYAKAPFFKIYAPKIKALYLEEESNFLSQINKRFILWVLQELDIQTTVLESVDFDLQEQDPSLRLIELLQKIEAQHYLSGPAAKAYINEAAFQAANIQLEYLNYGPYPTYEQLYPPFTDAVSILDLFFHLGPAAKHFFRSI